In Lotus japonicus ecotype B-129 chromosome 5, LjGifu_v1.2, one genomic interval encodes:
- the LOC130717557 gene encoding uncharacterized protein LOC130717557 isoform X2: protein MGSATNPNPNPNPKNVYHIGGLQVEFPYQPYGTQFAFMGRVISTLNRAQKEGHCHALLESPTGTGKSLSLLCSTLAWQQHYKSNPKPAPEPEDPLTHGGGFVPDTASDPQSEANNKKQKKKPAPTIYYASRTHSQISQVVRELRKTAYRVPMAVLAARKHYCTNKNILGKENLDEECKLLLKDQAMGCPEFKNAHKVKGHPSLQKGGSNEVHDIEDLVKVGQVVKGCSYYAARSMSDDAQLVFCPYSYIINPIIRGAMDVDIRGAIVILDEAHNIEDITRDAGSVDIEEDVLDKLQVELQQLCSSNTAIYQPLYEMTQGLTSWIEQKKNKLEKRDFQHYVSCWTGDKALRELEEANISKQCFPILLECATKAIKVATDLETDQPRLSGMSVITLEGLFSSLTYFFSRNGSHMLDYQLSLQRCVRKDDRRGFGNWMHTFSLWCLNPAVVFRDVADLSLSVILTSGTLSPMPSFSSELGVQFETSLEAPHVIDVDSQVWPAIISTGPGNYPLNASYKTADAYEFQDAVGRSLEEIFKIVPGGCLVFFPSYKLMEKLCNRWSETGQWSRLHTEKSLFVEPRGGSQDDFELVLKGYYDSIHHGKRPALGRKRRIKKIDLNHFYTVDSPQDSKKGGAALLGVCRGKVSEGIDFSDENARVVIIVGIPFPNINDVQVALKKKYNDTFKSSKNLLSGSQWYCHQAFRALNQAAGRCIRHSLDYGAIILLDERFREERNRALISKWLRRPLRVYDSFNLSLEGLKSFFEDAKERFSMNTVHISQNLVFDSDGVQNKEQNTRLKKNQKLNKSVNGREKDTSMIEDNISIPTLSSHDLAESQLFAQRTSNTYNFEDHINPQCCNLTERLTEKLPVSITHEETSVVKETPCIDVGHDAGSPDYSDAYSNCTIIETSAQFPPDHLSSHQMSLSNGSKSSSKVQSSITVTPEKNIATTNIPEMDSSLNLSVNSHNQKRRKPFINLIEEENYGAPCATSLTWYSKSSVAVTEATHGTKPGLERNLKSHSPQIPTSNLPEYLKVPRNRVFGV from the exons ATGGGGTCTGCgacaaacccaaacccaaaccctaaccctaaaaaTGTGTACCATATCGGAGGTCTGCAAGTGGAATTTCCCTACCAACCATACGGGACTCAGTTTGCGTTCATGGGCAGAGTAATCTCCACCCTTAACCGAGCTCAGAAAGAAGGCCATTGTCACGCGTTGCTCGAGTCTCCAACTGGTACTGGCAAGTCCCTTTCGCTTCTTTGTTCCACTCTCGCTTGGCAGCAACACTATAAATCTAACCCCAAACCCGCTCCGGAGCCGGAGGATCCTCTAACCCACGGCGGCGGATTTGTTCCTGACACTG CATCAGATCCACAATCAGAGGCCAACAACAAAAAGCAGAAGAAAAAGCCAGCTCCAACTATTTACTATGCGTC GAGaacacactcacaaatttcTCAAGTGGTTCGTGAATTGCGGAAAACTGCATACAGGGTGCCCATGGCTGTGCTG GCAGCACGGAAACATTACTGCACCAACAAAAATATACTTGGCAAAGAGAACCTTGATGAAGAATG TAAACTACTATTGAAAGATCAGGCAATGGGGTGTCCAGAATTCAA AAATGCTCATAAAGTCAAAGGTCATCCATCCCTTCAGAAGGGAGGAAGCAATGAGGTGCATGACATAGAAGATCTTGTAAAAGTTGGACAAGTGGTCAAAG GTTGCTCTTATTATGCTGCGCGTTCTATGTCTGATGATGCACAGTTGGTATTTTGTCCATATAGTTATATAATTAATCCAATCATTAGGGGAGCTATGGATGTGGATATTAGAGGAGCTATCGTGATTCTTGATGAAGCTCA CAATATAGAGGACATCACTCGTGATGCTGGCAGTGTGGATATTGAAGAGGATGTCTTGGATA AATTACAAGTGGAGCTCCAACAACTTTGTTCTTCAAACACTGCAATTTACCAACCGTTATATGAAATGACACAG GGCCTTACTAGTTGGattgaacaaaagaaaaataaactagaaaaacGCGATTTTCAGCACTACGTGTCGTG TTGGACTGGTGATAAGGCTTTACGTGAGCTGGAAGAAGCAAATATTTCAAAGCAGTGCTTCCCTATCTTGCTAGAATGTGCTACCAAG GCAATCAAAGTTGCTACAGACTTGGAGACTGATCAGCCACGTTTAAGTGGCATGTCGGTGATAACACTGGAAG GCTTATTCTCATCACTAACTTATTTCTTCTCAAGAAATGGATCACACATGTTAGATTACCAGCTTTCCCTTCAGCGATGTGTTAGAAAAGATGATA GAAGAGGTTTTGGAAACTGGATGCATACTTTCAGTTTGTGGTGCTTGAATCCAGCTGTTGTTTTTAGAGATGTTGCTGATCTTTCTTTATCAGTCATATTGACTTCTGG GACACTGTCACCAATGCCATCCTTTTCTTCTGAGCTTGGAGTTCAGTTTGAAACTAGTCTCGAAGCTCCCCATGTAATTGACGTTGACTCACAG GTATGGCCTGCTATAATCTCCACTGGTCCTGGTAATTATCCTTTGAATGCAAGTTACAAAACTGCAGACGCATATGAATTCCAG GATGCAGTTGGAAGATCTTTGGAGGAAATCTTCAAGATTGTTCCAGGTGGATGTCTTGTGTTCTTTCCAAGTTATAAATTGATGGAAAAATTATGTAACCGTTGGTCAGAAACAGGTCAATGGTCTCGATTACATACAGAAAAGTCCCTTTTTGTTG AACCAAGGGGAGGAAGCCAGGATGATTTTGAACTTGTCTTAAAGGGGTATTATGACTCAATTCATCATGGCAAAAGACCTGCTTTAGGGAGGAAAAGAaggattaaaaaaattgatctaaATCACTTCTATACAGTTGATTCCCCACAGGATTCTAAAAAAGGAGGAGCTGCTTTACTAGGTGTTTGTCGAGGAAAG GTTTCTGAAGGAATTGATTTCTCTGATGAGAACGCCAGAGTAGTT ATTATAGTTGGCATTCCATTTCCCAATAT AAATGATGTTCAAGTTGCATTAAAGAAGAAATATAATGACACATTCAAATCATCCAAAAATCTCTTGAGTGGAAGTCAGTGGTATTGCCACCAAGCATTCCGAGCTTTAAATCAAGCAGCAG GGCGTTGTATACGGCATAGTCTTGACTATGGAGCAATCATCCTTTTGG ATGAACGTTTTCGTGAAGAAAGAAATCGAGCATTAATTTCAAAGTGGCTAAGAAGACCCTTGAGAGTGTATGACAGCTTTAATCTGTCATTGGAGGGCCTAAAATCATTCTTTGAGGATGCCAAG GAACGGTTTAGCATGAATACAGTTCATATCTCGCAGAATTTGGTCTTTGACAGTGATGGTGTTCAAAACAAGGAACAAAATACGAGGTTGAAGAAAAATCAGAAACTGAACAAGTCTGTTAATGGACGTGAGAAAGATACATCAATGATTGAGGACAACATTTCTATTCCCACACTAAGCAGTCATGATCTTGCTGAGAGTCAGCTATTTGCTCAAAGGACTAGTAACACATACAATTTTGAAGATCATATCAATCCACAATGCTGTAATCTGACAGAAAG GTTGACTGAGAAATTGCCAGTGTCAATTACACATGAAGAAACCTCAGTTGTCAAGGAAACCCCATGTATAGATGTTGGTCATGATGCTGGTAGCCCTGATTACTCGGATGCCTACTCTAATTGCACTATAATTGAGACTTCTGCTCAATTTCCACCAGATCACTTATCAAGTCATCAGATGTCATTATCTAATGGAAGTAAAAGTTCTTCAAAGGTTCAGTCTTCAATAACAGTTACCCCTGAAAAGAATATAGCTACAACTAATATTCCAGAAATGGACTCATCTTTGAACTTGAGTGTTAATTCTCACAATCAGAAAAGGAGGAAGCCCTTCATAAACCTCATTGAGGAAGAAAATTATGGTGCACCTTGTGCCACTAGTCTTACATGGTACTCAAAAAGCTCAGTGGCTGTTACAGAGGCAACTCATGGAACTAAACCTGGTTTAGAGAGAAATTTGAAGTCACATTCTCCACAGATACCAACAAGCAATCTACCTG AATACCTAAAAGTGCCCCGGAACAGGGTATTTGGTGTTTAG
- the LOC130717557 gene encoding uncharacterized protein LOC130717557 isoform X1, which produces MGSATNPNPNPNPKNVYHIGGLQVEFPYQPYGTQFAFMGRVISTLNRAQKEGHCHALLESPTGTGKSLSLLCSTLAWQQHYKSNPKPAPEPEDPLTHGGGFVPDTASDPQSEANNKKQKKKPAPTIYYASRTHSQISQVVRELRKTAYRVPMAVLAARKHYCTNKNILGKENLDEECKLLLKDQAMGCPEFKNAHKVKGHPSLQKGGSNEVHDIEDLVKVGQVVKGCSYYAARSMSDDAQLVFCPYSYIINPIIRGAMDVDIRGAIVILDEAHNIEDITRDAGSVDIEEDVLDKLQVELQQLCSSNTAIYQPLYEMTQGLTSWIEQKKNKLEKRDFQHYVSCWTGDKALRELEEANISKQCFPILLECATKAIKVATDLETDQPRLSGMSVITLEGLFSSLTYFFSRNGSHMLDYQLSLQRCVRKDDRRGFGNWMHTFSLWCLNPAVVFRDVADLSLSVILTSGTLSPMPSFSSELGVQFETSLEAPHVIDVDSQVWPAIISTGPGNYPLNASYKTADAYEFQDAVGRSLEEIFKIVPGGCLVFFPSYKLMEKLCNRWSETGQWSRLHTEKSLFVEPRGGSQDDFELVLKGYYDSIHHGKRPALGRKRRIKKIDLNHFYTVDSPQDSKKGGAALLGVCRGKVSEGIDFSDENARVVIIVGIPFPNINDVQVALKKKYNDTFKSSKNLLSGSQWYCHQAFRALNQAAGRCIRHSLDYGAIILLDERFREERNRALISKWLRRPLRVYDSFNLSLEGLKSFFEDAKERFSMNTVHISQNLVFDSDGVQNKEQNTRLKKNQKLNKSVNGREKDTSMIEDNISIPTLSSHDLAESQLFAQRTSNTYNFEDHINPQCCNLTERLTEKLPVSITHEETSVVKETPCIDVGHDAGSPDYSDAYSNCTIIETSAQFPPDHLSSHQMSLSNGSKSSSKVQSSITVTPEKNIATTNIPEMDSSLNLSVNSHNQKRRKPFINLIEEENYGAPCATSLTWYSKSSVAVTEATHGTKPGLERNLKSHSPQIPTSNLPGTCSLTAPLLDKRLQIFCSLCKNPLGRPENDLFLTCSLISSSKVYLRSLLKQKLKTYTTDTSDSLPVILTDSSCVDQRILNRIPKSAPEQGIWCLEDGCVFSTVFCPFCSNRNNLLGVQVMATNSSNVQLLEQILFYFDSLVVKNHEETGKGASEEEDLLPVIDSGTDEVAVLNSIDRYSYLPQPAKSEVWKIRKSKPRLRSSPYAESQS; this is translated from the exons ATGGGGTCTGCgacaaacccaaacccaaaccctaaccctaaaaaTGTGTACCATATCGGAGGTCTGCAAGTGGAATTTCCCTACCAACCATACGGGACTCAGTTTGCGTTCATGGGCAGAGTAATCTCCACCCTTAACCGAGCTCAGAAAGAAGGCCATTGTCACGCGTTGCTCGAGTCTCCAACTGGTACTGGCAAGTCCCTTTCGCTTCTTTGTTCCACTCTCGCTTGGCAGCAACACTATAAATCTAACCCCAAACCCGCTCCGGAGCCGGAGGATCCTCTAACCCACGGCGGCGGATTTGTTCCTGACACTG CATCAGATCCACAATCAGAGGCCAACAACAAAAAGCAGAAGAAAAAGCCAGCTCCAACTATTTACTATGCGTC GAGaacacactcacaaatttcTCAAGTGGTTCGTGAATTGCGGAAAACTGCATACAGGGTGCCCATGGCTGTGCTG GCAGCACGGAAACATTACTGCACCAACAAAAATATACTTGGCAAAGAGAACCTTGATGAAGAATG TAAACTACTATTGAAAGATCAGGCAATGGGGTGTCCAGAATTCAA AAATGCTCATAAAGTCAAAGGTCATCCATCCCTTCAGAAGGGAGGAAGCAATGAGGTGCATGACATAGAAGATCTTGTAAAAGTTGGACAAGTGGTCAAAG GTTGCTCTTATTATGCTGCGCGTTCTATGTCTGATGATGCACAGTTGGTATTTTGTCCATATAGTTATATAATTAATCCAATCATTAGGGGAGCTATGGATGTGGATATTAGAGGAGCTATCGTGATTCTTGATGAAGCTCA CAATATAGAGGACATCACTCGTGATGCTGGCAGTGTGGATATTGAAGAGGATGTCTTGGATA AATTACAAGTGGAGCTCCAACAACTTTGTTCTTCAAACACTGCAATTTACCAACCGTTATATGAAATGACACAG GGCCTTACTAGTTGGattgaacaaaagaaaaataaactagaaaaacGCGATTTTCAGCACTACGTGTCGTG TTGGACTGGTGATAAGGCTTTACGTGAGCTGGAAGAAGCAAATATTTCAAAGCAGTGCTTCCCTATCTTGCTAGAATGTGCTACCAAG GCAATCAAAGTTGCTACAGACTTGGAGACTGATCAGCCACGTTTAAGTGGCATGTCGGTGATAACACTGGAAG GCTTATTCTCATCACTAACTTATTTCTTCTCAAGAAATGGATCACACATGTTAGATTACCAGCTTTCCCTTCAGCGATGTGTTAGAAAAGATGATA GAAGAGGTTTTGGAAACTGGATGCATACTTTCAGTTTGTGGTGCTTGAATCCAGCTGTTGTTTTTAGAGATGTTGCTGATCTTTCTTTATCAGTCATATTGACTTCTGG GACACTGTCACCAATGCCATCCTTTTCTTCTGAGCTTGGAGTTCAGTTTGAAACTAGTCTCGAAGCTCCCCATGTAATTGACGTTGACTCACAG GTATGGCCTGCTATAATCTCCACTGGTCCTGGTAATTATCCTTTGAATGCAAGTTACAAAACTGCAGACGCATATGAATTCCAG GATGCAGTTGGAAGATCTTTGGAGGAAATCTTCAAGATTGTTCCAGGTGGATGTCTTGTGTTCTTTCCAAGTTATAAATTGATGGAAAAATTATGTAACCGTTGGTCAGAAACAGGTCAATGGTCTCGATTACATACAGAAAAGTCCCTTTTTGTTG AACCAAGGGGAGGAAGCCAGGATGATTTTGAACTTGTCTTAAAGGGGTATTATGACTCAATTCATCATGGCAAAAGACCTGCTTTAGGGAGGAAAAGAaggattaaaaaaattgatctaaATCACTTCTATACAGTTGATTCCCCACAGGATTCTAAAAAAGGAGGAGCTGCTTTACTAGGTGTTTGTCGAGGAAAG GTTTCTGAAGGAATTGATTTCTCTGATGAGAACGCCAGAGTAGTT ATTATAGTTGGCATTCCATTTCCCAATAT AAATGATGTTCAAGTTGCATTAAAGAAGAAATATAATGACACATTCAAATCATCCAAAAATCTCTTGAGTGGAAGTCAGTGGTATTGCCACCAAGCATTCCGAGCTTTAAATCAAGCAGCAG GGCGTTGTATACGGCATAGTCTTGACTATGGAGCAATCATCCTTTTGG ATGAACGTTTTCGTGAAGAAAGAAATCGAGCATTAATTTCAAAGTGGCTAAGAAGACCCTTGAGAGTGTATGACAGCTTTAATCTGTCATTGGAGGGCCTAAAATCATTCTTTGAGGATGCCAAG GAACGGTTTAGCATGAATACAGTTCATATCTCGCAGAATTTGGTCTTTGACAGTGATGGTGTTCAAAACAAGGAACAAAATACGAGGTTGAAGAAAAATCAGAAACTGAACAAGTCTGTTAATGGACGTGAGAAAGATACATCAATGATTGAGGACAACATTTCTATTCCCACACTAAGCAGTCATGATCTTGCTGAGAGTCAGCTATTTGCTCAAAGGACTAGTAACACATACAATTTTGAAGATCATATCAATCCACAATGCTGTAATCTGACAGAAAG GTTGACTGAGAAATTGCCAGTGTCAATTACACATGAAGAAACCTCAGTTGTCAAGGAAACCCCATGTATAGATGTTGGTCATGATGCTGGTAGCCCTGATTACTCGGATGCCTACTCTAATTGCACTATAATTGAGACTTCTGCTCAATTTCCACCAGATCACTTATCAAGTCATCAGATGTCATTATCTAATGGAAGTAAAAGTTCTTCAAAGGTTCAGTCTTCAATAACAGTTACCCCTGAAAAGAATATAGCTACAACTAATATTCCAGAAATGGACTCATCTTTGAACTTGAGTGTTAATTCTCACAATCAGAAAAGGAGGAAGCCCTTCATAAACCTCATTGAGGAAGAAAATTATGGTGCACCTTGTGCCACTAGTCTTACATGGTACTCAAAAAGCTCAGTGGCTGTTACAGAGGCAACTCATGGAACTAAACCTGGTTTAGAGAGAAATTTGAAGTCACATTCTCCACAGATACCAACAAGCAATCTACCTGGTACATGTTCATTAACTGCCCCTCTACTTGACAAAAGGTTGCAGATATTTTGTTCACTCTGCAAAAACCCATTGGGGCGACCTGAGAATGATCTGTTTCTTACATGCTCTCTGATTTCATCATCAAAAGTTTACTTAAGATCCCTTTTGAAGCAGAAACTGAAAACATATACCACAGATACATCAGATAGCTTACCAGTTATTCTTACTGATTCTTCTTGTGTTGATCAACGTATTTTGAATAGAATACCTAAAAGTGCCCCGGAACAGGGTATTTGGTGTTTAGAAGATGGGTGTGTCTTCAGCACTGTTTTCTGCCCCTTCTGCAGTAATAGAAACAATTTGCTAGGAGTTCAAGTCATGGCAACCAATTCATCAAATGTTCAGTTACTTGAACAG ATATTGTTTTACTTTGATTCTTTGGTAGTGAAGAACCATGAGGAAACAGGAAAAGGTGCTTCAGAGGAAGAG GACTTGTTGCCAGTTATTGACTCTGGCACGGATGAAGTTGCTGTCTTAAATTCCATTGACAGATATTCTTATCTTCCCCAACCGGCGAAATCAGAAGTCTGGAAGATTAGAAAATCAAAG CCAAGACTACGAAGCTCGCCTTATGCAGAAAGCCAAAGTTGA